From Bradyrhizobium symbiodeficiens, the proteins below share one genomic window:
- a CDS encoding catalase, whose protein sequence is MPQFPSGAATPTSLVDALKAAGGLPPGARASFSWGQCVRGTYAPSYQAKEITKSRSFTKPSRVLARFAADGCAPNAVDIGRSSLRGFSFRLGSGDQRSEIFTQSAPVHFARTLDQMLAFLQARMPGPDGKPDTAQVEAFSAANPETLRQASYIAVHPPPASLACTTYWGVHAFPATNAKGETRFIKFKVAPVGEEGRPPADAATAEPTGFQRGELEARIGARDVRFSVMALLDRPGDPVMDVTSRWPDEDAREAVRLGTIVITGTESDEACDGSAFNPAYLAEGIDHPPDEMFAARSAAYAISQAGRR, encoded by the coding sequence CTGCCTCAGTTCCCCAGCGGCGCTGCAACGCCGACGTCCCTTGTCGATGCCCTGAAGGCGGCTGGCGGGCTTCCGCCAGGGGCGCGCGCGAGCTTTTCCTGGGGCCAATGCGTTCGCGGCACCTACGCCCCATCGTATCAGGCCAAGGAGATCACCAAATCCCGCAGCTTCACCAAGCCATCCCGGGTGCTAGCGCGGTTCGCGGCCGATGGCTGCGCCCCGAACGCCGTGGACATTGGCAGAAGCTCGCTGCGCGGCTTCAGCTTCCGGCTCGGCAGCGGGGATCAGCGCTCCGAGATCTTCACCCAGAGCGCCCCGGTTCATTTCGCCAGAACGCTCGACCAGATGCTGGCGTTCCTCCAGGCGCGCATGCCGGGACCGGACGGCAAGCCTGATACGGCGCAGGTCGAGGCATTCTCCGCCGCCAATCCCGAAACGCTGCGTCAGGCGAGCTATATTGCCGTGCATCCGCCGCCCGCGAGCCTTGCGTGCACGACCTATTGGGGCGTGCACGCCTTTCCAGCGACGAACGCAAAGGGCGAGACGCGATTCATCAAATTCAAGGTCGCGCCGGTCGGCGAAGAAGGCAGGCCGCCCGCCGACGCGGCCACAGCCGAGCCCACCGGCTTTCAGCGCGGCGAGCTCGAAGCCCGGATCGGGGCACGCGATGTCAGGTTCAGCGTGATGGCGCTGCTGGACCGGCCCGGCGACCCCGTGATGGACGTGACCAGCCGTTGGCCCGACGAGGATGCGCGCGAAGCGGTACGCCTCGGAACGATCGTGATAACGGGCACGGAATCCGACGAGGCGTGCGACGGGTCCGCGTTCAATCCGGCCTATCTCGCCGAAGGCATCGACCATCCGCCGGACGAGATGTTTGCAGCGCGCAGCGCCGCCTATGCCATCTCTCAGGCAGGGCGCCGTTGA